A genome region from Sphingobium sp. WTD-1 includes the following:
- a CDS encoding ABC-F family ATP-binding cassette domain-containing protein gives MLNLNGITVRLGGRTILDRASAALPPRSRVGLIGRNGAGKSTLMKVMIGQLDPDEGSCDMPRDTRLGYIAQEAPSGTATPFDTVLAADKERAELMAEAEHTEDPDRLGHIYERLTTIDAYTAPARAARILVGLGFDEEMQGRPLDSYSGGWKMRVALAALLFSNPDLLLLDEPSNHLDLEATLWLENFLKAYRGTVVIISHERDLLNNVVDFILHLEGGKVTLYPGGYDAFERQRAERLAQQEAARAKQQAEREKLQDYVARNSARASTAKQAQSRAKALAKMQPIAAAIEDPSLHFGFPSPAELRPPLITMDMASVGYDDTPILRRVNLRIDPDDRLALLGRNGNGKTTLARLIAAQLAPMEGAMTTSAKMNVGYFTQYQVEELDVTDTPLEHMTRVMKGATPGAVRAQLGRFGFSGERATQKVGSMSGGERARLALALITRDAPHLLILDEPTNHLDVDSREALVQALNEYSGAVVIVSHDRHMIELVADRLVLVDNGTAQPFDGSLDDYTDIILRKADGNPSGGDAPKVDRKADKKAAAEWREKQKTLKNAVNKAEREMTTLIAERKRIDAVLSDPKSATGAEAKMTTSELMVKRASVEKKLEAAEEVWMEAGAALEAG, from the coding sequence ATGCTTAACTTGAACGGTATCACCGTGCGCCTGGGCGGCCGCACCATCCTCGACCGCGCCAGCGCTGCGCTGCCGCCGCGCAGCAGGGTCGGCCTCATCGGCCGCAACGGCGCCGGCAAGTCGACCCTGATGAAGGTGATGATCGGCCAGCTCGATCCGGACGAGGGCAGCTGCGACATGCCGCGCGACACCCGCCTCGGCTATATCGCGCAGGAAGCCCCCTCGGGCACCGCGACCCCGTTCGACACCGTGCTCGCCGCCGACAAGGAACGAGCCGAACTGATGGCGGAGGCGGAGCATACCGAAGATCCCGATCGGCTCGGCCATATCTATGAGCGGCTGACCACGATCGACGCCTATACCGCGCCCGCGCGCGCCGCCCGCATCCTCGTCGGCCTCGGTTTCGACGAGGAAATGCAGGGCCGTCCGCTCGACAGCTATTCGGGTGGCTGGAAGATGCGCGTTGCCTTGGCGGCGCTGCTCTTCTCCAACCCGGATCTGCTGCTGCTCGACGAACCGTCGAACCATCTCGATCTCGAAGCGACCTTGTGGCTGGAGAATTTCCTCAAGGCCTATCGCGGCACCGTGGTCATCATCAGCCATGAGCGCGACCTGCTCAACAATGTGGTCGACTTCATCCTTCATCTGGAGGGTGGCAAGGTCACCCTCTATCCCGGCGGCTATGACGCGTTCGAGCGTCAGCGCGCCGAGCGGCTGGCCCAGCAGGAAGCGGCGCGCGCCAAGCAGCAGGCCGAGCGCGAGAAGCTGCAGGATTATGTCGCCCGCAACTCCGCCCGCGCCTCGACCGCCAAGCAGGCCCAGTCGCGCGCCAAGGCGCTGGCCAAGATGCAGCCCATTGCCGCCGCGATCGAAGACCCCAGCCTGCATTTCGGTTTCCCCAGCCCCGCCGAACTGCGCCCGCCGCTCATCACCATGGACATGGCCTCGGTCGGCTATGACGACACGCCGATCCTGCGCCGCGTCAATCTGCGCATCGATCCCGATGATCGCCTCGCGCTGCTCGGCCGCAACGGCAACGGCAAGACCACGCTGGCCCGCCTGATCGCGGCGCAGCTGGCACCGATGGAAGGCGCGATGACCACATCGGCCAAGATGAATGTCGGCTATTTCACCCAATATCAGGTGGAGGAACTGGACGTCACCGACACGCCGCTGGAGCATATGACCCGCGTCATGAAGGGCGCGACGCCCGGTGCGGTGCGTGCCCAGCTTGGCCGTTTCGGTTTTTCGGGCGAGCGCGCGACGCAGAAGGTCGGCTCCATGTCGGGTGGCGAGCGCGCGCGTCTGGCGCTGGCGCTCATCACCCGCGATGCGCCGCATCTGCTGATCCTCGACGAACCGACCAACCATCTGGACGTCGACAGCCGCGAGGCGCTGGTGCAGGCGCTCAACGAATATTCGGGCGCCGTCGTCATCGTCAGCCATGATCGCCACATGATCGAACTGGTCGCCGACCGGCTGGTGCTGGTCGACAATGGCACGGCCCAGCCGTTCGACGGCAGCCTGGACGATTATACCGACATCATCCTGCGCAAGGCAGACGGCAATCCGTCGGGCGGTGACGCGCCCAAGGTCGACCGCAAGGCGGACAAGAAGGCCGCCGCCGAATGGCGCGAGAAGCAGAAAACGCTCAAGAACGCAGTCAACAAGGCCGAGCGCGAGATGACGACGCTGATTGCCGAGCGCAAGCGCATCGACGCCGTGCTGTCCGATCCCAAGAGCGCAACCGGGGCCGAGGCGAAGATGACCACCAGCGAACTGATGGTGAAGCGCGCATCGGTCGAGAAGAAGCTGGAGGCGGCCGAAGAGGTCTGGATGGAAGCCGGCGCGGCGCTCGAGGCGGGCTGA
- a CDS encoding OmpA family protein has protein sequence MPIMSKNQKYLVMLALLAGAAPAAVVAQDQAQDAQQEAPAADVSASVAMPAAELTEGPEVKGIISARSGDRMQVTAADGSKSVITINDDTKISASKGLFGLGRDHLAATSLLNGLPVTVKTLQAGEGLLASKIALQNKDLKTASMINNGTAQRFDEQTAATEALRGRMGEIDQYNVKGTTNVNFDTGKAVLSAQAKNDLCAAATSANGMSNALLLVVGYTDSTGGEELNQELSEKRASRVVNYLQQACGWKPYRMLTPTGMAEADPVASNDTAEGKAQNRRVAVNILVSKAVDGI, from the coding sequence ATGCCTATCATGTCCAAAAACCAAAAATATCTTGTGATGCTTGCCCTGCTGGCCGGGGCTGCCCCGGCCGCCGTCGTGGCGCAGGATCAGGCCCAGGACGCGCAGCAGGAGGCCCCGGCGGCCGATGTGTCGGCCAGCGTTGCCATGCCGGCCGCCGAACTGACGGAAGGGCCTGAGGTCAAGGGCATCATCTCCGCGCGCAGCGGCGACCGGATGCAGGTGACCGCCGCCGACGGCAGCAAGAGCGTCATCACTATCAATGACGACACCAAGATCAGCGCCAGCAAGGGGCTGTTCGGCCTTGGCCGCGACCATCTGGCCGCGACATCGCTGCTGAACGGCCTGCCGGTGACAGTGAAGACCCTGCAGGCCGGCGAAGGGCTGCTCGCCAGCAAGATCGCCTTGCAGAACAAGGATCTCAAGACCGCGTCGATGATCAACAACGGCACCGCCCAGCGGTTCGACGAGCAGACCGCGGCGACCGAGGCGCTGCGTGGCCGCATGGGCGAGATCGACCAATATAATGTTAAGGGCACGACCAACGTCAATTTCGACACCGGCAAGGCGGTGCTGTCGGCCCAGGCGAAGAATGATCTGTGTGCTGCCGCGACTTCGGCCAATGGCATGAGCAACGCGCTGTTGCTGGTCGTGGGCTATACCGACTCCACCGGCGGCGAGGAGCTGAATCAGGAGCTCAGCGAAAAGCGTGCCTCGCGCGTGGTCAATTATCTGCAGCAGGCCTGCGGCTGGAAGCCCTATCGCATGCTGACGCCGACCGGCATGGCCGAGGCCGATCCGGTGGCCAGCAACGACACGGCCGAGGGCAAGGCACAAAATCGCCGCGTCGCGGTCAACATCCTCGTCAGCAAGGCCGTCGACGGCATCTGA
- a CDS encoding TonB-dependent siderophore receptor: MLSKYHWLAGAALCAVALPVAAQTNAAPAEDNRDDQIIVTGTYTLPDKIDTATGLGLTIQETPQSVSVMTAQRILDQNLISVKDVIVNSVGVSANEVDDVRNNFYARGFEIRNTQVDGVPAAWTLAGGNGETSIDVSIYERVEIVRGATGLLSGAGDPSASVNLVRKHADATEWTGYANASIGSWNTWRLSADVGGALTSDGRIRARLVGRYEEGDSYIDLQNKKKWVLYGVVDADLTDSTLVRVGMSHQDTKPKGATWGALPTFYTDGTTTDLARSQSTAADWTYWNSTNQNIFATIRQEFGEKWNLTVNYNRLRNTGDTQLLYLYGNVDKATGTIESSNPYKSKSDSVQNSIDAQLKGSVSLFGRDHEIVVGALHSVLKRHTDNYVAPYTENNPAWGTGLNSWATNVPVIGAGGADFPEPIWGTDAVRNEQERIEQTGYYGAFRLNVADPFKIILGGRLSSWKQKGFAWSGPSDYGDDNVFIPYVGALYDVTSNHRVYASYTKIFQPQNLFDRNLQLLDPLDGNAYEIGLKSRFFGDALQTSIALFRIEQDNVGQIGDVIIGPNGPQQTYVAAEGVTSKGFELEATGQPLPGWNINASYSQFKAEDGDGVAANTNQPRKLLKIFTTYDMPGMLTGLSVGGGINYRSKAYSEGLNPVTAAPFRFQQDGYTLVSLMARYAVTEQLQLQANVDNLFDKKYYSQMGFFSQYRYGAPRNFTISANYKF, encoded by the coding sequence ATGCTGTCGAAATATCACTGGCTCGCAGGCGCCGCGCTCTGCGCCGTCGCCCTTCCCGTCGCTGCACAGACCAATGCCGCACCGGCCGAAGACAATCGCGACGACCAGATCATCGTCACCGGCACCTATACCCTGCCCGACAAGATCGACACCGCAACGGGCCTGGGCCTCACCATCCAGGAAACGCCGCAGTCTGTGAGCGTGATGACCGCGCAGCGCATCCTCGACCAGAATTTGATCAGCGTGAAGGACGTCATCGTCAACAGCGTCGGCGTGTCCGCCAATGAGGTCGACGATGTCCGCAACAATTTCTACGCCCGCGGCTTCGAAATCCGCAACACCCAGGTCGATGGCGTGCCCGCCGCCTGGACGCTGGCTGGCGGCAATGGCGAGACCAGCATCGACGTGTCCATTTATGAGCGCGTCGAGATCGTGCGCGGCGCGACCGGCCTGCTGTCGGGCGCGGGCGACCCGTCCGCGTCGGTCAATCTGGTGCGCAAACATGCCGACGCCACCGAATGGACCGGCTATGCCAATGCCAGCATCGGCAGCTGGAACACCTGGCGCCTGTCGGCCGATGTCGGCGGCGCGCTGACCAGCGACGGCCGCATCCGTGCCCGACTGGTCGGTCGCTATGAGGAAGGCGACAGCTATATCGACCTGCAGAACAAGAAGAAGTGGGTGCTCTATGGCGTGGTCGATGCGGACCTGACCGACAGCACGCTGGTCCGTGTCGGCATGAGCCACCAGGACACCAAGCCCAAGGGCGCGACCTGGGGCGCGCTGCCCACCTTCTATACCGACGGCACCACCACCGACCTGGCCCGATCGCAGAGCACGGCGGCCGACTGGACCTATTGGAACAGCACCAACCAGAATATCTTCGCCACCATCCGTCAGGAATTTGGCGAGAAGTGGAACCTGACGGTCAATTACAACCGCCTGCGCAACACCGGCGATACCCAGCTCCTCTATCTCTACGGCAATGTCGACAAGGCGACCGGCACGATCGAGTCGAGCAATCCCTACAAGTCGAAGAGCGACAGCGTGCAGAACAGCATCGACGCGCAGCTCAAGGGATCGGTCAGCCTGTTCGGCCGCGACCATGAGATCGTCGTCGGCGCGCTGCACAGCGTATTGAAGCGCCACACCGACAATTATGTCGCGCCCTATACGGAGAATAACCCGGCCTGGGGCACCGGCCTCAACAGCTGGGCGACCAATGTGCCGGTGATCGGCGCGGGCGGCGCCGACTTCCCCGAGCCGATCTGGGGCACCGACGCGGTGCGCAACGAGCAGGAGCGGATCGAGCAGACCGGCTATTATGGCGCCTTCCGCCTGAACGTCGCCGACCCGTTCAAGATCATCCTGGGCGGGCGCCTGTCGAGCTGGAAGCAGAAGGGCTTCGCCTGGAGCGGGCCGAGCGACTATGGCGACGATAATGTATTCATCCCCTATGTCGGCGCGCTCTATGACGTGACGTCCAACCACCGCGTCTATGCGAGCTATACCAAGATCTTCCAGCCGCAGAATCTGTTCGACCGCAACCTGCAACTGCTCGATCCGCTCGATGGCAATGCCTATGAAATCGGCCTCAAGAGCCGCTTCTTTGGCGACGCGCTGCAGACCTCGATCGCGCTGTTCCGCATCGAACAGGACAATGTCGGCCAGATCGGCGACGTCATCATCGGCCCCAACGGCCCGCAGCAGACCTATGTCGCGGCCGAGGGCGTGACCAGCAAGGGCTTCGAACTGGAAGCGACCGGCCAGCCGTTGCCGGGCTGGAACATCAATGCCAGCTACAGCCAGTTCAAGGCGGAGGACGGCGACGGCGTGGCCGCCAACACCAACCAGCCGCGCAAGCTGCTGAAGATCTTCACCACCTATGACATGCCCGGCATGCTGACCGGGCTGAGCGTGGGCGGCGGCATCAACTATCGCTCCAAGGCCTATTCGGAAGGGCTGAACCCGGTGACGGCCGCACCCTTCCGCTTCCAGCAGGACGGCTATACTTTGGTCAGCCTGATGGCGCGCTATGCGGTGACCGAGCAGCTGCAGCTCCAGGCCAATGTCGACAATCTGTTCGACAAGAAATATTACAGCCAGATGGGCTTCTTCAGCCAGTATCGCTACGGCGCCCCGCGCAATTTCACGATCAGCGCGAACTACAAATTCTGA